A part of Caviibacter abscessus genomic DNA contains:
- a CDS encoding Cof-type HAD-IIB family hydrolase, with protein sequence MFRAVITDLDGTLLNKDHLLTEFTKDTIDKLLDKGIKVFVATGRIQKGARAIADQFKHKLPLITTNGSRVIDENNNELLSIFLKDEISKYLVDFDYKKYGSEIFINGYSGTNWFVVDDLYKNFYLTKRLDKKYRPTQIEIEEFKKYKYNKIYFIGEYEHLLKIREVLRKDIGEYANIAFVSKNSLEIYDKNATKGNAAKFLLEKYGISLDEAISFGDGLNDIEMLTMTKKGYIMGNALTELKEMLPNHEIIEDSDTDAVARKIIEVFNL encoded by the coding sequence ATGTTTCGAGCGGTAATAACAGATCTTGACGGTACTTTACTTAATAAAGATCATTTACTTACAGAATTTACAAAAGATACTATTGACAAATTACTTGATAAAGGAATTAAAGTTTTCGTTGCAACAGGAAGAATACAAAAAGGAGCAAGAGCAATTGCAGATCAATTTAAACATAAACTGCCTTTGATTACAACAAATGGTTCAAGAGTTATTGATGAAAACAATAATGAATTACTTTCTATATTTTTAAAAGATGAGATAAGCAAATATTTAGTTGATTTTGATTATAAAAAATATGGCTCGGAAATATTTATAAATGGTTATTCAGGTACAAATTGGTTTGTTGTTGATGACCTATACAAAAATTTTTATTTAACAAAAAGACTTGATAAAAAGTACAGACCAACTCAAATTGAAATTGAAGAATTCAAAAAATATAAATACAATAAAATATATTTCATAGGAGAATATGAACATTTGCTTAAAATTCGTGAAGTTTTAAGAAAAGATATAGGAGAATATGCAAATATTGCATTTGTAAGTAAAAACTCACTTGAAATATATGATAAAAATGCAACAAAAGGTAATGCAGCTAAATTTCTTTTAGAAAAATATGGTATAAGCCTTGATGAAGCAATTTCTTTTGGTGATGGATTAAATGATATTGAAATGCTAACAATGACAAAAAAAGGGTATATTATGGGTAATGCTCTAACTGAATTAAAAGAAATGTTACCTAACCATGAAATAATAGAAGATAGTGACACAGATGCTGTTGCAAGAAAAATAATTGAGGTGTTTAATTTATGA
- a CDS encoding response regulator yields MKIALVVDDSSYFRQNIKNILEEYNFNVIEAKDGIQAVELYKKYKPDITTMDINMPRLDGFGAISQILDYDKQAKILICSSMMFLDIYIAEGLEAGAKACICKPFTKNEFISAISDILVGDK; encoded by the coding sequence ATGAAAATAGCTTTAGTTGTTGATGACAGTTCATATTTTAGACAAAATATAAAAAACATATTAGAAGAATATAACTTTAACGTTATAGAAGCAAAAGATGGTATACAGGCTGTTGAACTTTACAAAAAGTATAAACCCGATATAACTACCATGGATATTAATATGCCAAGACTTGATGGTTTTGGAGCAATATCTCAAATATTAGATTATGATAAACAAGCAAAAATACTTATATGTAGTTCAATGATGTTTTTAGATATTTATATAGCTGAAGGTCTTGAAGCAGGAGCAAAAGCTTGTATATGTAAACCATTTACAAAAAATGAATTTATCAGTGCAATAAGCGATATACTAGTAGGAGATAAATAA
- the mnmA gene encoding tRNA 2-thiouridine(34) synthase MnmA, whose protein sequence is MKKVIVGMSGGIDSSVAALLLKNEGYEVVGVSLKHLSDDVINSKNKTCCSLDDINDARIVCFSLGVPHYVINVEKEFTKEVITEFLKEYKKGYTPNPCVICNEKVKISALINLAKKLNFDYIATGHYAVKSEDGFMFFSESIKDQTYMLYRISKKDLDMILFPLGNINKLIVRQIAKENNIVTHDKKDSQGICFAPDGYEKYLSTHLDLKEGNFIDSTGKIIGKHKGYALYTLGQRRHLGIKSPHPLFITNIDNKTNTITVGSFENLLIDTIEIFNYIFHKKLEDFLEKELIARPRFSSRGLSGKLFITDNKLFFKYNEKNAQNAKGQHIVFYFNNELIGGGEIK, encoded by the coding sequence ATGAAAAAAGTCATAGTTGGAATGAGTGGAGGTATTGACAGTTCAGTTGCTGCATTGTTGCTTAAAAATGAAGGATATGAGGTTGTTGGAGTTAGTTTAAAACATCTTTCAGATGATGTTATAAACAGCAAAAATAAAACCTGCTGTTCTTTAGATGATATTAATGATGCAAGAATAGTTTGCTTTTCACTTGGAGTACCACATTATGTTATTAACGTTGAAAAAGAATTTACAAAAGAGGTCATAACGGAATTTTTAAAAGAATATAAAAAAGGCTATACTCCTAATCCATGTGTAATATGTAATGAAAAAGTAAAAATTAGTGCTTTAATAAATCTTGCTAAAAAATTAAATTTTGATTATATTGCAACAGGACATTATGCAGTAAAAAGCGAAGATGGCTTTATGTTTTTTTCAGAAAGCATAAAAGACCAAACATATATGTTATACAGAATTTCAAAAAAAGATCTTGATATGATATTATTTCCACTTGGAAATATTAATAAATTAATAGTTAGACAAATAGCAAAAGAAAATAATATAGTAACACATGATAAAAAAGATAGCCAAGGAATTTGCTTTGCACCAGATGGATATGAAAAATATTTAAGTACACACCTTGATTTAAAAGAAGGAAATTTTATAGATAGTACTGGTAAAATTATAGGGAAACACAAAGGATACGCACTATATACTTTAGGGCAAAGACGACATCTTGGAATTAAAAGTCCGCACCCTTTATTTATAACAAACATTGACAACAAAACAAATACAATAACAGTTGGTTCATTTGAAAATTTATTAATTGATACCATAGAAATATTTAACTACATTTTTCATAAGAAATTGGAAGACTTTTTAGAAAAAGAATTAATTGCAAGACCCAGATTTTCTTCAAGAGGACTAAGCGGTAAACTATTTATAACTGATAATAAACTATTTTTTAAATATAACGAAAAAAATGCACAAAATGCAAAAGGGCAACATATAGTTTTTTATTTTAACAATGAATTAATTGGAGGAGGAGAAATAAAATGA
- a CDS encoding DUF898 family protein: protein MDNKSYFDGPVLENFAYQLLIVLVTIFTFSLGTAFILCAYYKWIVEHTVIDGERYTFEGKGIDLLVKLIVWGILTLITLGIYSLWANVKLKQWIAKNTHKKIG, encoded by the coding sequence TTGGATAATAAGTCATACTTTGATGGTCCGGTTTTGGAAAATTTTGCATATCAGTTACTTATAGTACTTGTTACTATTTTTACTTTTTCTTTAGGAACAGCTTTTATTTTATGTGCATATTATAAATGGATTGTCGAACATACTGTAATAGATGGTGAAAGATATACATTTGAAGGTAAAGGAATTGATCTTTTGGTTAAACTAATCGTATGGGGAATTTTAACCCTTATTACACTTGGAATATATAGTTTATGGGCAAATGTTAAATTAAAACAATGGATCGCAAAAAATACACACAAAAAAATAGGGTAA
- a CDS encoding OB-fold protein has translation MFRIKTIMSYFSIFLFSFLFISCEHEADDKKESTQNYITERRKEKIYYSYSVSELIKDLKKNALKASKKYKNKDLEITGVITVIDSDGQYISLSPNNNIYNLNFVQCYLSDETQRNKIANMEIGEKITLQGTVKDVGEVLGYSFIIDNIIER, from the coding sequence ATGTTTAGAATTAAAACAATCATGAGTTATTTCTCTATTTTTTTATTTTCTTTTTTGTTTATAAGTTGTGAACATGAAGCTGATGATAAAAAAGAAAGTACACAAAATTACATTACAGAAAGAAGAAAAGAGAAAATATACTATTCATATTCAGTTAGTGAACTAATCAAAGATTTAAAAAAGAACGCTTTAAAAGCAAGTAAAAAATACAAAAATAAAGATTTGGAAATCACAGGAGTAATTACAGTTATTGATAGTGACGGACAATATATCTCTTTAAGTCCAAATAATAATATATATAATTTGAATTTTGTACAGTGTTATTTATCAGATGAGACGCAACGAAATAAAATAGCTAATATGGAAATTGGAGAAAAAATAACATTACAAGGCACAGTTAAAGATGTAGGAGAAGTTTTAGGATATAGCTTTATTATAGATAATATAATAGAAAGGTAA
- a CDS encoding CidA/LrgA family protein, which translates to MEFYKELMYILIFSFLGEGLSPFIPLPIPGSVIGMFLLFIALETKIVNLKKIENVGSFLIANLGILFVPAGVGIMTKFGLIKEIWISFFVLTIVTTIISLIIIAKTVEIIKKYFEKGKDNKDVK; encoded by the coding sequence ATGGAGTTTTATAAAGAATTAATGTACATATTAATATTTTCATTTTTAGGAGAAGGGCTTTCTCCATTTATTCCATTACCTATACCAGGTAGTGTAATTGGAATGTTTTTATTATTTATAGCATTAGAAACAAAAATAGTTAATTTAAAAAAAATAGAAAATGTTGGAAGTTTTTTAATTGCAAATCTAGGTATTCTATTTGTTCCAGCAGGTGTTGGAATAATGACAAAATTTGGATTAATAAAAGAAATTTGGATTTCTTTTTTCGTATTAACAATAGTTACTACAATAATTTCACTAATAATTATAGCGAAAACAGTAGAAATTATAAAAAAATATTTTGAAAAAGGAAAGGATAACAAAGATGTTAAATAA
- a CDS encoding LrgB family protein — MLNNLFGHLFDMYLFGILLTIIVFAICSKICAKIKFPLFNPILLSIIFIIIILKIANISYEKYYIGGSILNALIVPATVSLAIPLHKNFHLLKKHYISIISGILIGNVINCIIIAVVAKLLKYKPEIVFSMLPKSVTTAIAVGVSENLGGIASITVVVVMVTGITGAVVGPFIFEKLNIKDHIAMGIGLGSASHAVGTSKAIEMNTVSGAMAGLAVGITGIFIIFIIPFVIRFI; from the coding sequence ATGTTAAATAATTTATTTGGACATTTATTTGATATGTACTTATTTGGAATTTTACTTACAATAATTGTTTTTGCTATTTGCAGTAAAATTTGTGCTAAAATAAAATTTCCTCTATTTAATCCAATACTTTTATCTATTATATTCATAATTATAATATTAAAAATTGCTAATATCTCATATGAAAAATACTATATTGGCGGTTCAATATTAAATGCTCTAATTGTTCCGGCAACAGTTTCTCTTGCAATACCTTTACATAAAAACTTTCACTTACTAAAAAAACATTATATTTCAATAATTTCAGGTATATTAATAGGAAATGTAATAAATTGTATAATAATTGCAGTTGTTGCTAAGCTGTTAAAATATAAGCCAGAAATAGTTTTTTCTATGCTTCCAAAATCAGTAACAACAGCAATTGCTGTTGGAGTTTCTGAAAACTTAGGAGGTATAGCATCAATAACCGTAGTTGTCGTAATGGTTACAGGTATTACAGGAGCTGTTGTAGGTCCATTCATATTTGAAAAATTAAATATTAAAGATCATATAGCCATGGGAATTGGATTAGGTTCAGCTTCTCACGCAGTAGGAACAAGTAAAGCTATTGAAATGAATACGGTATCAGGTGCTATGGCAGGTCTTGCAGTTGGAATAACAGGTATTTTCATTATTTTTATAATCCCTTTTGTCATTAGGTTTATATAA